One genomic region from Chlamydia poikilotherma encodes:
- a CDS encoding menaquinone biosynthesis protein, with translation MSDKLERRITLGCVSYINAFPFSLELAKREDILLHTAPPADLLGKLLDGSLQFALTSAVGLLTHPLGKLPGFGIAAYKKILSVNLYAASTFFTSEKLRIAATKESRSSVMLLHVLCRHLWNTPLPEIIQLSSDEVIEKAEEYDGLLLIGDKALHHPYIPGFATYDLAQGWYELTQLPFVFALVLSNNPQGSDSIQAALESSLSYFESHPETAIAKAIEHTQLPKTLIKEYYSLCRYRLTEEDYEGLERFREYHAAIYQQA, from the coding sequence ATGTCTGACAAACTCGAAAGACGTATAACTTTAGGTTGTGTAAGCTATATCAATGCTTTTCCTTTTTCTTTAGAACTTGCCAAACGCGAGGATATTCTTCTTCATACAGCACCTCCAGCAGATCTACTTGGGAAGCTCCTTGATGGTAGTTTACAATTCGCTCTCACCTCTGCAGTAGGATTGCTAACACATCCCTTAGGAAAGCTTCCAGGATTTGGCATAGCTGCTTATAAGAAAATTCTTAGTGTAAATCTCTATGCTGCATCGACATTTTTCACCTCAGAAAAACTCCGTATTGCAGCAACAAAAGAAAGTCGCTCTTCAGTAATGTTACTGCATGTTCTTTGTCGTCATTTGTGGAATACCCCTCTACCAGAAATTATTCAACTCTCTTCCGATGAAGTTATTGAGAAAGCTGAAGAGTATGATGGCCTACTATTAATTGGTGATAAAGCTCTACACCATCCTTACATTCCGGGATTTGCAACTTATGATCTTGCTCAGGGGTGGTATGAACTTACCCAATTGCCTTTTGTTTTTGCTCTTGTCCTTTCTAATAACCCTCAGGGAAGCGATAGTATACAAGCGGCATTAGAAAGCTCGTTGAGCTATTTTGAATCTCATCCAGAAACAGCTATAGCAAAAGCTATAGAACATACCCAGTTGCCAAAAACTCTCATTAAAGAGTACTACTCTCTCTGTCGTTATCGTCTAACAGAAGAAGACTATGAAGGCTTAGAAAGATTCCGAGAATATCATGCAGCCATCTATCAACAAGCCTAA